From Paralcaligenes sp. KSB-10:
CGCTGGGTGGCACGCGTCTGTACAAAGGCGAAAAACGCCACCCTACTCTTGAGCGCGGAGTGGTGGTGGGCGCCGGAGCGCAAATTCTGGGCGGCTTTACCGTGGGCGAAGATGCGCGCATCGGCTCCAACGCGGTCGTTGTCAAGCCGGTTCCAGCCGGCGCTACCGCAGTCGGCAATCCAGCCCGCATCATACTCAGGGAAGACACGGGCGCGACAACTGCGCCAAGTAGTGAAGCGCAGCCTGCCGGCCTGGACGCCGAGCAAGAGCTTGTCGTTCCGGATAGCGCAGCCGGCGCCGCTGTACCGACGCCGGCCGCGACGCCGGCAAATTCCGCCGAAGGCGAGCGCTCGCCCTGTGAAACCGACTGGAACGGCAAGCCCCTGCAAGAATTGTTGCGCCGTAACAATCGGCCCGAACAAACCGCCCAGCATACGGAGGGCTTTGCCCCGTACGGGGTCGATCAAAATGACGACGATCCTCTGGTCAAGGTATTGCATGAGCTTATCAATCATGCGGCGAGCCAGGAAAAACGCATCGGTAAATTATGCAAGGCCATGGAGGAACTGGGACAGCGCGTGGAAAACGGTCAGACGCCGCTGGATGCCGAGCGCCTGAACCGCATGGTCGAATAAGCCGTTCTTGCCTCGGTGGAGCGTCATTTCCAGCGCATTTTTTGTTCGAAGTGTTTACTGTGCATTCGACGGTTTGGTATTTGAAGACGCCGTCTATCGGGGCTTGGGGTCAGGACCGGCACGGCGTGCTTGATCCGGATCTACCTCGTCCAGGCGGGCGTCGGGCCAAACTCGCTACGCCGCTGGCGCGGCTGCGCTCAAACATGGCCCGCCGAAGGCCCCCGCCTTCCCTACGGTAGCATCCGGCGCACGCCTTACGCCGGCCCTGACCCCAAGCCCCGATAGACGGCTCACGTTAGGGCTTGCCTGGAACCAATGTGCTTGCACCGATAGTTAATGGGCCTGCACCCATAGAACCGTTAACGTGCCCGCACTCATGCCTCCATCACGTCGCCACATCTACCTGGATTGACGACTGGGTGTACTAAAAGCACCCACCGCCTCAACGTAGCCTGTGATTGGCTAAACGCGGCTTCCCCAATGTATACCTCGAGGCATTACCTCAACGCAAGCCGCAGGGTGGGCGGTGCTGTGCAGTCCGGCGGTAGTCCAGCGCCGGGTGCTGACGAAGGGAAGGCGGGGGCTTTCGGCGGGCCCTGTTTGAGCCCGGCCTCGCGAGGCCGGGCGAGTTCGCCCGACGCCCGCCTGGACGAGGCAGACCCGGGCAGTCGGGGTGCGTAGCACCACGACCGCTGGACGTGCCGGACTGCACAGCACCGCCCACCCTGCGGCGTCTTTATAGAACTACTCGTCCAAAGTAATAACCAAAACCTGAACGGCTCAAAACAACAGCCGCTGAAACACAATCAGCGGCTGTAAGCACTTAAACCAAAAACACGCTAGTTTGCGACAATGTCCAGGCCTGTCAGGCGGCGCAGTTCGTCCAGCCCTATGCCCGCCAGATCGTCCAGCAGAATCACCTGGCCGTTCCTGAATTCGAACACGGCCACATCGGTATAGACACGCGACACGCAGGCTACGCCGGTCAGGGGATAGCTGCAGCGCTCGACCAGCTTGCTCTGGCCCTCGCGCGTCAGCAATTCCATAAGAACATAGACCGACTTGGCGCCCATGGCCAAGTCCATGGCACCGCCGACAGCCGGAATGGCATCGGGCTCGCCGGTATGCCAATTGGCCAGATCGCCGGTTTTCGACACCTGGAAAGCACCCAGCACGCAGATATCCAGATGACCGCCGCGCATCATCCCGAACGAGTCGGCATGATGAAAAAAAGCTCCGCCCGGAAGCAGTGTTACCGGCTGCTTCCCAGCATTGATCAAATCGGGGTCTTCGCTGCCCGGCGCCGGCGCCGGGCCCATGCCTATGACTCCGTTTTCGCTGTGGAGCATGATTTCGCGATCCGCCGGCAGATAATTCGCCACTTTGGTCGGCAAACCTATACCTAAATTGACAACACTGCCTTCGGGTATGTCTTGTGCAACCCGCGCCGCCATTTGCTCACGATTCAAACGTTTCATTTCAGCCTCCTAGACAGCGACCACGCGCTGCACAAACAGGCCTGGAGTCACAACGGTTTCGGGATCGAGCTCGCCCAGCTCGACGATTTCACTGACCTGGGCCACGGTTACACGGGCCGCCGTCGCCATGATGGGCCCGAAATTGCGGGCCGTTTTGCGATAGACCAGATTGCCCCAGCGATCGGCACGCAAGGCCTTGATAAAGGCGTAATCGGCATGCAAGGGATACTCGAGCATGTAGTCGCGGCCGTCGATATGCCGCACTTCCTTGCCCTCGGCAATTAAGGTACCAACGCCTGTAGGCGTATAGAATCCACCTATGCCCGCCCCCGCCGCGCGTATGCGCTCGGCCAGATTCCCTTGCGGCACCAGTTCGAGCTCCAGCTTGCCGGCCCGGTACAAGCCATCGAAAACATATGAATCGGTCTGGCGCGGAAATGAACAGATAATCTTCCGTACCTGGCCCGCCGCCAGCAAGGCAGCCAGGCCCGTATCGCCATTGCCGGCGTTGTTATTGATAATCACCAGATCCTTGGCGCCTTGCTCCAGCAAGGCATCAATCAGTTCCAGAGGCTGGCCTGCCATGCCAAACCCGCCCACCATGACGGTCGAACCGTCAGGCATATCGGCAACCGCCTCTCGGACACTGGAAAATATTTTCGAAATCATGCTGCACTCACGCTCGCGTGGAAAAACATCAAAAATCGGGAAACAACTGAAAAACAAAGGGATTCAGCCATCGGCAAACGCCGATGGCTGACGCTGACAAGGAATCAATCCACCGTCGCGCCGGACGCCTTCACGACCTTGGCCCAGTTGGTGACTTCGGACTGCATGAACTCGCCGAACTCGGCCGGAGTCGTCTGGACCGACACAGCGCCCAGATCCTTGAAACGAGCCTGGACATCAGGCTTGAGCAAGGCTTTTTCAATCGCTCCATTAAGTTTGTTGACGACATCAGCCGGCGTGCCGGCCGGAGCGATCACGCCAAACCATGACGACACATCGAATGAGGGAAAGCCGGATTCCCGCATGGTGGGCAGGTCGGGCGCCGTCTTGGAACGCTCTGCGGTGGTTACCGCCAGGGCACGCAACTTGCCGGCCTGGACGTGTGGCCATGCCGCGGGCATATTGTCGAACATCAGCTGCACCTGGCCGCCCATCAAATCGGTTTCGGCCGGCGCGCTGCCCTTGTAGGGAACGTGCAATATATCGACCCCGGCCACTTGCTTGAACAGCTCGCCCGCCATATGGATCGAGGTGCCGCTGCCCGAGGAGGCAAAGTTCAATGTACCCGGGTGGGCCTTGGCGTACTCGACAAGCTCTTTGACGCTATGCACCGGCAGCTTGGGGTTGACGACCAATATATTAGGCACCTTGACCGCCAGCGCAATCGGAGCGAAGTCCTTGAGCAGATTGAATTTGATATTCTTGTACAGGGTTTGATTGATCGCACTCGTGACAGCGACCATGTACAGGGTATAGCCATCGGGTTTGGCGCGCGCAACGATCTCGGCGCCTATATTGCTGCCTGCGCCGGGGCGATTTTCCACCACAATCGACTGCCCCAGCTCGGTGCTGACTTCCTTGGCCAGGATGCGCGCGACCACGTCGGTCGTGCCGCCGGCCGAAAAACCGACGACCATGCGGATCGGATGGTCGGGATAGGCTGCGGACGCCGTGGCCGAAAAACCAAGCACGCCGGAAATCGCCGCTGTTGCCGCAAGCGCCTTGATGGCGATAGATAATTTCGTGTGTATTGACACTTTCCTCTCCAGGATTAAATGTCCATGAGCTGGACAGTTTTATAATTAGACAAAGATTTTCCGATAAAATCGGTTTTTTTAAAAACCACCTGTACGCCCTGCGGACACTTGAGCCCATACAGACATGTCCGACTACGATAAAGACACCGAAGCCAGCGCCGCCGGACCGCGGACTCTGCGGCGCGGCCTGAAGGTGCTGGCCGCACTGCGAGCGCACGGGCATACCGGCCTGAGTGTAACCGCTCTGGCACGCGCAACCGGTCTGCAGCGGCCCACCATTTATCGCCTGCTTGCGGCACTGATCGAAAGCGAACTGGTCAAGGGCGTGGGCAACACAAAGCGGTTTGCATCCAATCTGGGCGAGCCGGCCGCCGTGCCGGCCGTGCAAGATCCGCGCATCGGGTTGGCGCGCCCATCCATGCAAAAGCTGGCCCAGGCCACCGGCGACGCGGTCTTCCTGGTGGTGCAGGACGACCATGAGTCGCTCAGCCTGTGGCG
This genomic window contains:
- a CDS encoding 3-oxoacid CoA-transferase subunit B; translation: MKRLNREQMAARVAQDIPEGSVVNLGIGLPTKVANYLPADREIMLHSENGVIGMGPAPAPGSEDPDLINAGKQPVTLLPGGAFFHHADSFGMMRGGHLDICVLGAFQVSKTGDLANWHTGEPDAIPAVGGAMDLAMGAKSVYVLMELLTREGQSKLVERCSYPLTGVACVSRVYTDVAVFEFRNGQVILLDDLAGIGLDELRRLTGLDIVAN
- a CDS encoding 3-oxoacid CoA-transferase subunit A — encoded protein: MISKIFSSVREAVADMPDGSTVMVGGFGMAGQPLELIDALLEQGAKDLVIINNNAGNGDTGLAALLAAGQVRKIICSFPRQTDSYVFDGLYRAGKLELELVPQGNLAERIRAAGAGIGGFYTPTGVGTLIAEGKEVRHIDGRDYMLEYPLHADYAFIKALRADRWGNLVYRKTARNFGPIMATAARVTVAQVSEIVELGELDPETVVTPGLFVQRVVAV
- a CDS encoding Bug family tripartite tricarboxylate transporter substrate binding protein gives rise to the protein MAIKALAATAAISGVLGFSATASAAYPDHPIRMVVGFSAGGTTDVVARILAKEVSTELGQSIVVENRPGAGSNIGAEIVARAKPDGYTLYMVAVTSAINQTLYKNIKFNLLKDFAPIALAVKVPNILVVNPKLPVHSVKELVEYAKAHPGTLNFASSGSGTSIHMAGELFKQVAGVDILHVPYKGSAPAETDLMGGQVQLMFDNMPAAWPHVQAGKLRALAVTTAERSKTAPDLPTMRESGFPSFDVSSWFGVIAPAGTPADVVNKLNGAIEKALLKPDVQARFKDLGAVSVQTTPAEFGEFMQSEVTNWAKVVKASGATVD
- the cysE gene encoding serine O-acetyltransferase — its product is MLTQLREDISCILERDPAARSRLEVLTCYPGLHAILVHRLAHRLWRGNWLWLGRFISHLGRILTGIEIHPGATLGRRVFIDHGFGVVIGETAAIGDDCTIYQGVTLGGTRLYKGEKRHPTLERGVVVGAGAQILGGFTVGEDARIGSNAVVVKPVPAGATAVGNPARIILREDTGATTAPSSEAQPAGLDAEQELVVPDSAAGAAVPTPAATPANSAEGERSPCETDWNGKPLQELLRRNNRPEQTAQHTEGFAPYGVDQNDDDPLVKVLHELINHAASQEKRIGKLCKAMEELGQRVENGQTPLDAERLNRMVE